A single region of the Cyanobacteria bacterium GSL.Bin1 genome encodes:
- a CDS encoding chlororespiratory reduction protein 7, with protein sequence MPDSIMYQEDAYVVLETNQPEEIMSPEELLEKLKGVIQNYPDELPRDLQKFDTIEDQAKHLMETSCELDVAQGEYLQWYVIRLEK encoded by the coding sequence ATGCCCGATTCAATCATGTATCAAGAGGACGCTTATGTCGTTCTCGAAACTAACCAACCCGAAGAAATTATGAGTCCAGAAGAGTTACTGGAAAAACTGAAAGGGGTCATTCAGAACTATCCGGATGAATTGCCTAGAGATTTACAAAAATTTGACACTATCGAAGATCAGGCCAAACATCTGATGGAAACAAGCTGTGAGTTGGATGTGGCACAAGGAGAGTATTTACAGTGGTATGTGATTCGACTGGAAAAATGA
- a CDS encoding DUF3285 domain-containing protein — MTEQPMNPTYSPDPHSEQESATSEPVNSEVQTPSYTKLAMRNMVRKSGKSLQHFFLSTIGLLALFIGLSYLTH, encoded by the coding sequence ATGACCGAACAACCAATGAATCCTACTTATTCCCCTGATCCACACTCAGAACAGGAATCTGCCACCTCAGAACCTGTAAACTCCGAGGTGCAAACCCCTAGTTATACCAAGCTTGCGATGCGGAACATGGTCCGCAAATCTGGAAAATCTTTACAACACTTCTTTCTCAGTACTATTGGTTTACTGGCGTTGTTTATTGGTTTATCCTACCTGACGCACTGA
- the argH gene encoding argininosuccinate lyase, producing MTQGNTWSDRFEGALHPAIAQFNASIQFDIELLPYDIQGSIAHAKMLAQTGIITNAEAQQLVQGLEQILREYENGTFQPGVEEEDVHFAVEHRLTDIVGDVGKKLHTARSRNDQVGTDIRLYLRDKIQEIRHSLRHYQRALLNLAESHVETLIPGYTHLQRAQPISLAHHLLAYWEMAQRDWERLGDVAKRTNVSPLGCGALAGTTFPIDREYTARELGFSNIYRNSLDAVSDRDFAIEFLNAASLIMVHLSRLSEEIILWASQEFSFVTLKDSCATGSSIMPQKKNPDIPELIRGKTGRVCGHLQALLVLMKGLPLAYNKDLQEDKEGLFDAVKTTQASLEAMTILLAEGIEFRRQRLQEAVAEDFSNATDVADYLANKGVPFREAYNLVGKVVKTSLAAGKLLKDLTLEEWQAIHPAFAEDIYAAITPQQVVSARNSKGGTGFQQVRQALQQAQSLMSEQ from the coding sequence GTGACGCAAGGAAATACTTGGAGTGATCGATTTGAAGGGGCGTTACATCCCGCGATCGCGCAATTTAATGCCAGTATCCAGTTTGATATTGAACTGTTACCTTATGATATTCAAGGATCAATCGCTCATGCCAAAATGCTCGCGCAAACCGGCATTATCACTAATGCCGAAGCACAACAGTTGGTGCAAGGGTTAGAGCAAATTTTAAGGGAATACGAAAACGGGACATTTCAACCAGGGGTAGAAGAAGAAGACGTTCATTTTGCGGTGGAACATCGCTTAACCGATATCGTGGGGGATGTGGGCAAGAAACTGCATACGGCGCGATCGCGCAATGATCAAGTGGGAACCGACATTCGCTTATATTTACGGGACAAAATTCAGGAGATTCGCCACAGTTTGCGTCACTATCAACGCGCCCTCCTGAATTTAGCAGAAAGCCATGTGGAAACCCTAATTCCCGGTTATACTCACTTGCAACGGGCACAACCGATTAGTCTCGCTCATCACCTGCTAGCTTATTGGGAAATGGCCCAACGGGATTGGGAACGTTTGGGAGATGTTGCCAAACGAACCAATGTTTCTCCCCTTGGTTGCGGGGCACTAGCGGGAACCACGTTTCCCATCGATCGGGAATATACGGCTCGAGAACTGGGGTTTAGTAATATTTATCGCAATAGCTTAGATGCGGTCAGCGATCGCGATTTTGCCATTGAATTTCTCAATGCTGCCAGTTTGATTATGGTGCATTTATCTCGTCTCAGTGAAGAAATCATTCTCTGGGCGTCGCAAGAATTTAGCTTTGTCACGCTCAAAGATAGTTGTGCCACTGGTTCGAGTATTATGCCCCAAAAGAAAAACCCTGATATCCCAGAACTCATTCGCGGGAAAACCGGGCGTGTCTGCGGACATTTACAAGCCTTGTTGGTACTGATGAAAGGACTCCCTCTGGCTTATAACAAAGACTTACAAGAAGATAAAGAAGGACTCTTTGATGCCGTTAAAACGACGCAAGCCAGCTTAGAAGCAATGACAATCCTCTTAGCCGAGGGGATTGAGTTTCGCCGTCAACGCTTACAGGAAGCAGTTGCCGAAGATTTTTCTAATGCCACTGATGTTGCCGATTATTTAGCTAATAAAGGCGTTCCATTCCGAGAAGCCTACAACTTAGTGGGAAAAGTAGTTAAAACGAGCTTAGCTGCCGGAAAACTTTTAAAAGATCTGACCCTAGAAGAGTGGCAAGCCATTCATCCTGCTTTTGCAGAAGATATTTACGCCGCAATCACACCACAACAAGTGGTTTCTGCTCGCAATAGTAAAGGCGGAACGGGTTTCCAACAAGTCCGTCAGGCACTCCAGCAAGCCCAGTCATTAATGAGTGAACAGTAG
- a CDS encoding aspartate ammonia-lyase translates to MNQTNASSVRTEKDSMGERQLPNTVYYGIQTLRATENFPISGIKPLPTYVDACLLIKKAAAIANGKLNCIPEDVSIAIVQAADEILQGNLRDQFVVDIYQAGAGTSHHMNVNEVLANRALEILGDEKGNYQRVNPNDQVNYGQSTNDVIPTAIRLGALLALQHSLYPALDTAIDTLESKANQFQDIVKSGRTHMQDAVPIRLGETFRAWAQIFRDQQTRLQTAAQDLQQLGIGGSATGTGLNTHPHYRQEMVSLLSDFLDLPLTSAPHLMAAMQSMSPFVNVSGALRNIAQDCVKISHDLRLLDSGPKTGLREIELPPVQPGSSIMPGKYNPVLAEMTSMVSFQVMGYDNAIALAAQAGQLELNVMMPLIAYNLIHSIEILGNTLQVLSDRCLKKMTARRDRCQDYAEASLALVTALNPHIGYLNAAAIAKESLETGKSLRELVLEKQLMSEEELAKVLDLAKMSQIQSKPNH, encoded by the coding sequence ATGAATCAAACGAACGCTTCTAGTGTGCGTACCGAAAAAGATTCTATGGGAGAACGTCAACTCCCCAATACAGTTTATTATGGCATTCAGACGCTACGCGCGACTGAGAATTTTCCCATTAGCGGCATTAAACCTTTACCCACTTATGTTGATGCTTGTCTTTTAATTAAAAAAGCAGCAGCGATCGCGAACGGAAAACTCAACTGCATTCCTGAAGACGTTAGCATCGCTATTGTCCAAGCCGCTGATGAAATTCTCCAAGGCAACTTGCGCGATCAATTCGTGGTCGATATTTATCAAGCCGGGGCTGGGACTTCTCATCACATGAATGTCAATGAAGTCCTTGCCAATCGTGCCCTAGAAATTTTGGGAGACGAAAAAGGCAATTATCAACGCGTGAATCCTAATGATCAGGTTAACTATGGACAATCGACGAATGATGTGATTCCCACTGCCATTCGTCTTGGCGCTTTACTTGCCTTACAACATTCCCTCTATCCGGCGTTAGATACAGCCATTGATACCTTAGAAAGCAAAGCCAATCAGTTCCAAGATATTGTCAAATCCGGTCGGACTCACATGCAGGATGCGGTTCCCATTCGGTTAGGAGAAACCTTTCGCGCTTGGGCACAAATCTTTCGCGATCAGCAAACGCGCCTCCAAACTGCTGCCCAAGACTTACAGCAATTGGGAATTGGTGGCAGTGCCACTGGAACGGGCTTAAATACCCATCCCCACTATCGCCAAGAAATGGTGAGTCTACTGAGTGATTTCTTGGATCTACCGTTAACCAGTGCCCCTCATCTTATGGCAGCGATGCAAAGTATGTCCCCCTTTGTTAATGTCTCTGGGGCCTTACGCAATATTGCTCAAGACTGCGTCAAAATCTCCCATGACCTTCGTTTATTAGATTCGGGACCCAAAACGGGATTGCGAGAAATCGAACTGCCACCGGTCCAACCGGGGTCTTCGATTATGCCGGGAAAATATAATCCGGTGCTGGCGGAAATGACTTCTATGGTGTCGTTTCAGGTGATGGGCTACGACAACGCGATCGCGCTAGCAGCCCAAGCTGGTCAGTTAGAATTAAATGTAATGATGCCCCTGATTGCGTATAATTTGATTCACAGTATTGAAATTTTAGGCAATACGCTGCAAGTGCTGAGTGATCGCTGTCTAAAAAAAATGACAGCCCGGCGCGATCGCTGCCAAGACTATGCCGAAGCCAGTCTTGCTCTTGTTACCGCCCTGAATCCGCATATTGGTTATCTCAATGCTGCCGCGATCGCGAAAGAATCTTTGGAAACGGGTAAATCTTTGCGGGAACTTGTTTTAGAAAAACAACTTATGAGTGAAGAAGAGCTGGCGAAAGTGCTAGATTTAGCAAAAATGAGTCAAATACAGTCGAAGCCTAATCACTAA
- a CDS encoding diacylglycerol kinase family protein, with protein sequence MRINAITSHSNNLSSQQQRGNHLTLISSSSQEPSQPKKRSFTRQLAFNIAPNLLTSFRYAGEGVRYAFTTQRNFRIHVVIGTIALSLGGWLQIGGVKMAVIGITIAFVLALELLNTALESVVDLTVQQSYHELAKVAKDCAAGAVLIGALAALFVAGIILFPPLFTLILATTF encoded by the coding sequence ATGAGAATAAACGCCATCACATCTCATTCCAATAATCTTTCTTCTCAGCAGCAAAGGGGTAACCACTTGACTCTTATTTCTAGCTCATCTCAAGAACCCTCCCAACCTAAAAAGCGTTCCTTTACTCGTCAGTTGGCTTTTAACATTGCTCCCAACTTACTAACCAGTTTCCGTTACGCCGGGGAAGGCGTGCGTTACGCTTTTACCACCCAGCGTAATTTTCGCATTCACGTTGTCATCGGCACCATTGCTTTGAGTTTAGGGGGATGGCTCCAGATTGGCGGTGTAAAAATGGCGGTAATTGGCATTACCATCGCCTTTGTCCTGGCGTTAGAACTCTTAAATACTGCCTTGGAATCCGTAGTGGATCTTACGGTGCAGCAGAGTTATCACGAATTGGCAAAAGTAGCTAAGGATTGTGCAGCGGGAGCGGTTTTAATTGGTGCTTTGGCTGCCTTATTTGTGGCTGGAATCATTTTATTCCCTCCGCTATTCACGCTGATTTTAGCGACAACTTTTTAG
- the ybeY gene encoding rRNA maturation RNase YbeY gives MSPSVPLAVYIQTDCAEKGLPNPLLWEQWFQQWIDALQAELPSAEAYELTLCLSNDAEIAALNAQYRQKNQPTDVLAFASLENPLSEQAASLFRAEPLYLGDIIISVETAQKQALEQQHSLTQELAWLGTHGILHLLGWDHPDEASLEKMLAHQETLLLISGHK, from the coding sequence ATGTCTCCCTCTGTGCCCCTAGCGGTCTATATCCAAACCGATTGTGCTGAAAAAGGACTGCCCAATCCCTTACTTTGGGAACAATGGTTTCAACAGTGGATTGATGCGCTGCAAGCAGAACTACCGTCGGCTGAAGCGTATGAATTAACCCTCTGTTTAAGTAATGATGCTGAAATTGCCGCTTTAAATGCCCAATATCGGCAAAAAAATCAGCCCACTGATGTCCTTGCCTTTGCCAGCCTAGAAAATCCCTTATCAGAGCAAGCTGCCTCCCTGTTTCGGGCAGAACCTCTTTATCTAGGAGATATCATTATTTCTGTGGAAACGGCTCAAAAACAAGCATTAGAGCAACAGCATTCTCTCACCCAAGAACTGGCTTGGCTGGGCACTCATGGCATACTTCATCTTCTCGGATGGGATCATCCCGATGAAGCCAGTCTCGAAAAAATGCTTGCTCATCAGGAAACCTTATTGTTAATCTCAGGTCATAAGTAA